One Tolypothrix bouteillei VB521301 DNA window includes the following coding sequences:
- a CDS encoding DUF2232 domain-containing protein: MFDELMVKKNDLNQNSMKLEAPLRVVETAFLASTASLIWFINFYFPLGPVLRIFFPVPIALVYLRWGSRAAWMAALTSGLLLSVLMGPVRSLLFVMPFAFMGVLLGATWTRRVPWIVSISLGTLLGTLGVFFRVWLLSVLSNEDLWIYVINQVTDFIEWIFLKLGILSSPSVFLIQVGAIALIVLNNFIYLFVVHLGAWLLLDRLGNPIPRPPRWVQVILDYE, translated from the coding sequence ATGTTTGATGAATTGATGGTAAAGAAAAACGATTTAAATCAAAATTCTATGAAATTGGAAGCACCACTAAGAGTGGTGGAAACAGCATTTTTGGCTAGCACTGCGAGCTTAATTTGGTTTATTAATTTTTACTTTCCTCTAGGACCTGTTTTGCGGATATTTTTCCCCGTACCTATCGCCTTAGTCTACCTTCGCTGGGGTAGCAGGGCGGCGTGGATGGCAGCTCTGACTTCTGGTTTGTTGCTTTCAGTCCTCATGGGACCAGTCCGCAGTCTTCTCTTTGTAATGCCCTTTGCGTTTATGGGTGTTCTTTTGGGCGCAACTTGGACTCGCCGCGTTCCTTGGATCGTTTCCATTAGTTTGGGTACGCTACTGGGAACTTTGGGGGTATTTTTCCGAGTGTGGTTGCTGTCTGTACTATCTAATGAAGACCTCTGGATTTACGTAATCAATCAAGTGACGGATTTCATCGAGTGGATATTTCTCAAATTAGGTATTTTGTCCAGCCCCAGCGTATTCTTGATTCAAGTCGGCGCGATCGCTCTGATTGTCTTGAACAATTTTATCTATCTATTTGTAGTACATTTGGGCGCATGGCTGCTCTTGGATCGCTTGGGAAACCCAATTCCCCGCCCTCCACGTTGGGTACAAGTTATTTTAGATTACGAATAA
- a CDS encoding Nif3-like dinuclear metal center hexameric protein, giving the protein MIFELNSLLLEEIAEFLNDSLDIDKYSQEEQGGVYVPSIRPIKRLGLVLEPWTELQEWVDAENLDALFLHRPWKLQAKQLAPDIGVISYHLAFDERLTLSFNPKLAKILKMSELEVLGEKQNRPIGMIGEIPTQSFAELCDRISQIFGGYEHIRGVDNHHKVRKIAVVGAMTDELVRTATNRGATAYVTGQLRKGADVALQETKMNAIAVGHRRSEISGLWALARLLHERWSSLEIVCAS; this is encoded by the coding sequence ATGATTTTTGAACTTAACTCTCTTTTGTTAGAAGAGATAGCAGAATTCCTAAATGACTCTTTGGATATTGATAAATATTCCCAGGAAGAGCAAGGGGGTGTGTATGTCCCTTCAATACGTCCTATCAAGCGTTTGGGTTTAGTGCTAGAACCTTGGACGGAGTTGCAAGAATGGGTGGACGCAGAAAATTTAGATGCTCTGTTCTTACATCGACCTTGGAAACTTCAAGCAAAACAACTTGCACCAGATATCGGTGTTATCTCTTATCATTTGGCATTTGATGAACGTTTAACACTCTCATTTAACCCAAAATTGGCGAAAATACTGAAAATGTCTGAATTGGAAGTTTTGGGTGAGAAACAAAACAGACCTATTGGAATGATTGGAGAAATTCCAACGCAAAGCTTTGCTGAGTTGTGCGATCGCATCAGTCAAATTTTTGGTGGATACGAGCACATACGTGGAGTTGATAACCATCACAAAGTCCGAAAAATTGCTGTTGTCGGTGCAATGACAGACGAACTGGTACGAACAGCAACAAATCGCGGTGCAACAGCCTACGTTACCGGACAGTTACGCAAAGGGGCTGATGTTGCATTGCAAGAAACGAAAATGAATGCGATCGCTGTCGGTCATCGCCGTAGCGAAATATCGGGTTTGTGGGCGCTTGCTAGATTGCTGCACGAACGCTGGTCTAGTCTTGAAATTGTCTGTGCTTCGTGA
- a CDS encoding Crp/Fnr family transcriptional regulator: MEERYSLQAPGNSWMNLAPFFQGLPETVVEPALTHLVTRTHPANQVILLENDWGGSVYFIMEGWVKIRTYNLEGKEVTLNILGKGELFGEMAALDEVPRSTDVITLTPTVIGSMPSQDFLKLLYTEPLAGVRLAQLMARRLRQVNRRLRLRESDSQSRVADTLLFLAEGQGKKAQAGTEIPNLPHRELSSLSGLARETVTRVLTRLEKKGLIRREQDVICIPDISALERMIV, from the coding sequence ATGGAAGAAAGGTATAGCTTACAAGCACCTGGCAATTCCTGGATGAACTTGGCTCCCTTTTTTCAGGGGCTGCCAGAAACGGTCGTAGAACCTGCGCTCACCCATCTTGTGACCCGCACTCACCCAGCAAACCAAGTTATTCTATTGGAAAATGATTGGGGCGGTTCTGTGTATTTTATTATGGAGGGCTGGGTAAAAATTCGTACCTACAATTTAGAGGGTAAAGAAGTGACGCTAAATATCCTTGGAAAAGGAGAATTATTTGGCGAAATGGCAGCCCTTGACGAAGTACCTCGTTCCACCGATGTAATTACACTGACTCCTACAGTAATTGGCAGTATGCCATCCCAGGATTTTCTCAAATTGCTTTATACAGAACCTCTGGCTGGAGTCCGATTGGCACAACTGATGGCGCGGCGATTGCGCCAAGTCAATCGGCGGCTGCGATTGCGGGAATCTGACAGTCAATCACGAGTGGCAGACACATTGCTGTTTTTGGCTGAAGGACAGGGCAAAAAGGCACAAGCGGGAACAGAAATTCCTAATTTACCTCACCGAGAATTGAGCAGTTTAAGTGGATTAGCGAGGGAAACTGTCACGCGGGTCTTAACAAGGTTAGAAAAAAAAGGTCTGATTAGACGAGAGCAAGATGTTATCTGTATTCCCGATATATCAGCTTTGGAACGAATGATTGTTTAA
- a CDS encoding extracellular solute-binding protein — protein MERRSFLLSTSALALSQLLIGCSEHNQATLNVQLLKGSIPGQVVSQFSRGLKAQLKFAPVEQLEDLIEKLKDWQKKTNTKEPEWGISLPFMKSNQKSAISDLVTMGDFWLTQAIQDKLIKPLEVAKIKHWSALPKRWQNLVTRNDKGQIDSKGKVWAVPYRWGSTVIVYRRDKFQELGWTPTDWSDLWRNDLQGRISVLEQPREAIGLVLKKLGQSYNQENLDKVTNLEKELVSLDRQVKFYGSTKYLEPLITGDTWLAVGWSNDVVQTLGRYPQLAVVVPKSGTAIWADLWVSPAGKENEDLLYQWVDFCLTPQVAQEISLLTKTNSPAIANLPSSDMQESLRNLLQMNTDVFDKSDFLLPLSPTATAQYQALFARIQG, from the coding sequence ATGGAGCGAAGGTCTTTTTTACTGAGTACAAGTGCGCTAGCACTGTCACAACTGCTGATTGGATGCAGTGAACATAATCAAGCAACACTCAACGTACAGTTGTTAAAAGGTTCTATTCCCGGTCAAGTGGTCAGTCAATTTAGCCGGGGATTGAAGGCACAATTAAAGTTTGCTCCGGTAGAGCAATTAGAAGACTTAATTGAGAAATTGAAAGATTGGCAGAAGAAAACAAATACCAAGGAACCAGAATGGGGAATTTCCTTACCTTTCATGAAATCTAATCAGAAATCAGCTATATCTGACTTAGTGACGATGGGAGATTTTTGGCTAACTCAGGCCATTCAAGACAAACTCATTAAACCATTAGAAGTGGCAAAAATAAAGCATTGGTCTGCTTTACCCAAACGGTGGCAAAACTTAGTAACGCGCAATGACAAAGGTCAGATTGATTCTAAAGGGAAGGTTTGGGCGGTCCCTTATCGTTGGGGGAGTACGGTGATTGTTTATCGGCGTGACAAGTTCCAAGAATTGGGATGGACACCAACAGATTGGAGCGATTTGTGGCGAAATGACCTACAAGGACGTATTTCGGTGTTGGAACAGCCAAGAGAAGCAATTGGTTTGGTTTTAAAAAAACTGGGGCAATCTTACAATCAGGAAAATCTTGATAAAGTTACGAATTTAGAAAAAGAACTAGTCTCACTAGATCGACAGGTAAAATTTTACGGTTCAACAAAGTATTTAGAACCCCTAATTACTGGGGACACCTGGCTGGCTGTGGGTTGGTCAAATGATGTTGTCCAAACACTTGGGCGTTATCCCCAACTGGCTGTAGTTGTTCCCAAATCTGGAACCGCAATCTGGGCTGACCTCTGGGTAAGCCCCGCAGGTAAGGAAAATGAAGATCTACTATACCAGTGGGTTGATTTTTGTTTAACTCCTCAAGTTGCTCAAGAAATATCTTTGCTTACCAAAACGAATTCTCCGGCGATCGCAAATTTACCATCATCCGATATGCAAGAGTCATTACGTAATCTATTACAGATGAATACTGACGTTTTTGATAAAAGTGATTTTTTACTTCCTCTATCACCAACAGCCACGGCTCAGTATCAAGCCTTATTTGCTCGCATTCAAGGGTAG
- a CDS encoding alpha/beta fold hydrolase, whose amino-acid sequence MKDWWEATFPKGRQSLIITDANGYPVQIAYGEKGTGQPLFLLHGVGSWSYNWRSSVDTLSKHFRVICFDAKGYGFSEKAVTRKEKNGHQVIEFERIIRSLCDEPVILVAESLGALIALALAQKNPQLIARLVVLNVPIFAQRLPHWGMWLLSQMPIEIVQIIDSLRVPLLFAPIVREIMAVERRGVLFDPSILTQEDVYWITYPYIELPGTLAKVAEELQLAAREIEHLQTSKPSFLANIQNNLSTIGCPTLVLWGEQDTWFPASDGAKLCQYLPNAKLQILPNCRHDASFGAAKDVNVAILEFLRNS is encoded by the coding sequence ATGAAAGATTGGTGGGAAGCGACTTTTCCTAAAGGTCGGCAAAGTCTGATTATTACCGATGCTAATGGGTATCCCGTACAAATCGCTTATGGTGAAAAAGGTACGGGTCAACCCCTGTTTTTATTGCACGGTGTTGGTAGCTGGAGTTACAATTGGCGTTCCAGTGTAGATACATTATCCAAACATTTTCGAGTTATCTGCTTTGATGCAAAAGGTTATGGTTTTTCGGAAAAAGCAGTGACTCGTAAAGAAAAGAATGGTCATCAAGTTATTGAGTTCGAGAGAATTATTCGTTCTCTATGTGATGAACCCGTGATTCTTGTGGCAGAATCATTAGGCGCATTAATTGCTCTAGCGCTTGCACAAAAAAATCCCCAACTAATAGCGCGACTGGTGGTACTGAATGTGCCGATCTTTGCCCAACGTTTACCTCATTGGGGAATGTGGTTACTTTCTCAAATGCCTATAGAGATAGTACAAATCATTGACTCCTTGAGAGTACCACTGTTGTTTGCGCCAATCGTTAGAGAAATTATGGCAGTAGAAAGGCGAGGTGTTCTGTTCGATCCATCCATACTTACTCAGGAAGACGTTTATTGGATAACTTACCCCTATATTGAGCTTCCCGGTACGCTTGCAAAGGTAGCGGAAGAATTACAATTAGCAGCAAGGGAAATTGAGCATTTGCAAACTAGTAAACCCAGTTTTCTTGCTAATATTCAAAATAACCTCAGTACAATCGGATGTCCCACACTTGTTTTGTGGGGAGAACAAGATACGTGGTTTCCTGCAAGTGATGGGGCGAAACTGTGCCAATATCTGCCTAACGCAAAGTTACAAATTCTGCCTAACTGCCGTCATGATGCATCTTTTGGTGCTGCAAAAGATGTGAACGTAGCAATTCTTGAATTTTTAAGAAATAGCTAG
- a CDS encoding DUF4112 domain-containing protein, whose translation MSQPPHYPIMNSDAKAATLKRLRQLSRVMDKAITIPGTPISFGLDPILGLIPVGGDFLGIMFSAYIVLEAARSGAPAATISRMVLNIIIDGILGAVPVVGDLFDFAWTANEYNIRLLEDHLKFPRQRKSTDKWFVFGVLTILFIVTIGLVAFAVILMRLFGTLLETLLRSLSGN comes from the coding sequence ATGTCTCAACCCCCTCACTATCCCATTATGAACTCTGATGCCAAAGCAGCGACTCTAAAACGGCTGCGTCAGCTAAGCCGTGTCATGGACAAAGCAATTACCATTCCGGGAACCCCGATTAGTTTTGGTCTAGATCCGATTTTGGGATTGATACCTGTTGGGGGTGATTTTTTAGGAATTATGTTTTCAGCATACATAGTCCTAGAAGCAGCTAGGTCGGGAGCGCCAGCAGCCACGATAAGCAGAATGGTCTTGAATATAATAATAGATGGAATATTAGGTGCTGTACCGGTAGTAGGAGACTTGTTTGATTTTGCCTGGACAGCTAATGAGTACAACATTAGACTACTAGAAGATCACTTAAAGTTTCCCAGACAGAGAAAAAGCACAGACAAGTGGTTTGTGTTTGGTGTGTTAACTATATTGTTCATTGTTACTATTGGACTGGTAGCATTTGCCGTGATACTAATGAGGCTGTTTGGAACCTTGCTTGAAACTCTGCTGAGATCTTTAAGTGGCAATTAG
- the thrC gene encoding threonine synthase, with product MTLSLTAAKSYRQPWPGLIEAYRQYLPVTENTPVVTLLEGNTPLIPVPSIAERIGRQVRVFVKYDGLNPTGSFKDRGMTMAISKAKEAGAKAVICASTGNTSAAAAAYARRGGMRAFVIIPDGYVALGKLAQALLYGAEVLAIQGNFDRALEIVRDMANSYPITLVNSVNPYRLEGQKTAAFEIVDTLGDSPDWLCIPVGNAGNISAYWMGFCQYHQEGKCDRLPQMMGFQAAGAAPLVNGQPVSHPETIATAIRIGNPASWEKAVAVQQASMGSFHAVTDTEILEAYRLLASEEGIFCEPASAASVAGLLQVKDQVPTGATVVCVLTGNGLKDPDTAIKHSSSQFKQGIQPELKAVAEAMGF from the coding sequence GTGACTCTAAGCCTGACTGCTGCTAAATCATACCGCCAACCCTGGCCGGGGCTAATAGAAGCCTACCGTCAATACTTGCCTGTCACTGAAAATACACCAGTAGTGACTTTGCTAGAGGGTAATACTCCTTTGATTCCAGTTCCCTCAATTGCAGAACGTATTGGCAGACAGGTTCGCGTGTTTGTGAAATATGACGGTCTGAATCCAACTGGTAGTTTTAAAGACCGGGGAATGACAATGGCAATTTCCAAAGCAAAGGAAGCTGGGGCAAAAGCTGTTATTTGTGCAAGCACGGGCAATACTTCAGCTGCGGCAGCAGCCTATGCCAGACGTGGAGGAATGCGTGCCTTTGTCATTATTCCAGATGGCTACGTTGCACTGGGCAAATTAGCACAGGCATTGCTATATGGGGCAGAAGTTCTGGCAATTCAAGGGAATTTTGACCGGGCGCTGGAAATCGTGCGCGATATGGCAAACAGCTATCCAATTACTTTAGTGAACTCGGTAAATCCCTACCGTCTGGAAGGACAGAAAACAGCTGCGTTTGAAATAGTTGATACTTTGGGTGATAGCCCCGATTGGTTGTGTATCCCCGTAGGCAATGCGGGAAATATATCAGCATATTGGATGGGTTTTTGTCAATACCATCAAGAAGGAAAATGCGATCGCTTACCCCAAATGATGGGCTTTCAAGCTGCAGGTGCAGCACCTCTGGTGAATGGTCAGCCAGTATCGCATCCAGAAACCATAGCCACAGCCATTCGTATAGGTAACCCCGCAAGCTGGGAGAAAGCAGTTGCCGTTCAGCAAGCCAGCATGGGAAGTTTTCACGCTGTAACTGATACAGAAATTCTTGAAGCTTATCGGCTATTGGCATCAGAAGAAGGGATTTTTTGCGAACCTGCTAGTGCAGCTTCTGTTGCTGGTTTATTACAAGTCAAAGACCAAGTTCCCACAGGGGCGACAGTGGTTTGTGTCTTGACCGGTAACGGACTAAAAGACCCAGATACAGCTATTAAACACAGTTCCAGTCAATTTAAACAGGGTATTCAACCGGAACTTAAAGCTGTGGCAGAGGCAATGGGCTTTTGA
- the cobT gene encoding nicotinate mononucleotide-dependent phosphoribosyltransferase CobT, translating into MIRIYTQIEQAKEWMTKYRGCLPVFACILGYTDTCLIPGISAAGSTPEDRKYTACADAEFLYYGTGVKPKYPLPPLIAGVSPVFITRAVVETLKIPVYIFNAGLPQSPPVPVIDLGGSPAKCLSQGKAMDIATVHHLLKQGMEWGERLANHDRKDYYILSECVVGGTTTALAILTGLGVQAVGKVNSSHPVCNHAQKWALVQAGLKKMERAKEGGSEKNFPHSLTPSLLHSPIDPLELVAAVGDPMQVAVAGMTLALSRSCGVLLAGGTQMLAVYALICAIAQVYGLPWQVEEVIVGTTRWVAEDSTGGTIELAELIGRGSNTPYELFTPPLLATELSFAESCYEQLRAYEKGFVKEGVGAGGSCIAAYLYQEWQQHQLLQEIEKQIKSAYGD; encoded by the coding sequence ATGATTCGCATTTATACTCAAATTGAGCAAGCTAAGGAATGGATGACTAAGTATCGAGGTTGTCTACCCGTGTTTGCTTGCATTCTAGGATATACTGACACTTGTTTGATCCCAGGTATTTCTGCGGCTGGTTCAACGCCAGAGGATAGAAAATACACTGCTTGTGCAGACGCTGAGTTTTTATACTACGGTACTGGTGTAAAACCCAAGTATCCCTTACCTCCACTCATAGCTGGAGTGTCTCCCGTCTTCATTACCCGTGCTGTGGTTGAAACACTAAAAATACCAGTATATATATTTAATGCTGGTTTGCCCCAGTCCCCTCCTGTTCCTGTAATAGATTTGGGCGGTTCTCCAGCCAAGTGTTTGAGCCAAGGTAAGGCTATGGATATTGCAACAGTCCATCACCTATTGAAGCAAGGGATGGAATGGGGCGAACGCTTAGCAAATCATGACCGAAAAGACTATTACATTTTAAGCGAGTGCGTTGTTGGAGGAACGACAACTGCTCTAGCAATATTGACTGGCTTGGGTGTACAAGCCGTTGGAAAAGTTAACAGCAGTCACCCTGTTTGCAATCACGCTCAAAAGTGGGCGCTTGTGCAAGCTGGTTTGAAGAAGATGGAGAGAGCAAAAGAGGGAGGGAGCGAGAAAAACTTCCCTCACTCTCTCACTCCCTCACTCCTTCACTCCCCAATTGATCCCCTAGAACTTGTCGCTGCAGTGGGAGATCCCATGCAAGTCGCAGTTGCTGGAATGACTCTTGCTTTAAGTCGCAGCTGTGGTGTTTTGCTTGCAGGTGGAACACAAATGCTGGCAGTCTATGCTTTGATTTGTGCGATCGCACAAGTGTATGGCTTACCTTGGCAAGTTGAAGAAGTCATTGTGGGAACAACCCGTTGGGTAGCAGAGGACTCAACAGGGGGAACTATTGAATTAGCTGAACTTATTGGTAGGGGTAGCAATACTCCTTATGAATTATTCACTCCGCCTTTACTGGCCACTGAATTAAGCTTTGCTGAATCTTGTTACGAGCAACTGAGAGCTTACGAAAAGGGTTTTGTAAAAGAAGGTGTAGGTGCTGGTGGTTCTTGCATTGCGGCTTATCTCTACCAAGAATGGCAACAACACCAACTTTTGCAAGAGATTGAAAAACAAATAAAGTCCGCCTACGGGGACTAG
- a CDS encoding sensor histidine kinase — protein MPIAFIPHGHCYLWNPGLVWLNILSDSCIAIAYYSIPLVLCYFVRKRQDLPFPGIFLLFGTFIVACGTTHVMEIWTLWHPIYWVSGLLKALTAIISLYTAITLVPLVPLALALPSPESLKKINLELEQEINERKKIEEALRIVSQQEREKATQLEITLEELTRTQSVLIHNEKMVGLGQLVAGVAHEINNPVSFIYGNVAHAQIYAQSLLELIKLYQQYYPNPVAEIQQKRDGIELDFIAEDFSRLLISMTAGARRISQIVFSLRNFSRLGEDTLKKVNIHEGIDSALLILHHRLQQHETREIQVITNYGDLPLIECYPSQLNQVFMNILNNAIDALAEIHTKEIELDGAIKVIQPIIEISTCIKKYNEKSQNMEEQDYAVINIADNGCGIKPSIQQKVFDPFFTTKSPGKGTGLGLSISYQIVVNQHKGKLWCHSETHLGTTFVIELPITSSSPH, from the coding sequence ATGCCTATAGCTTTTATTCCTCACGGTCATTGCTATCTTTGGAATCCTGGATTAGTTTGGCTAAATATCTTATCAGACAGCTGTATTGCGATCGCCTATTACTCAATTCCATTAGTACTCTGCTATTTTGTCCGCAAGCGTCAAGATTTACCGTTTCCTGGAATTTTTTTGCTGTTTGGAACATTCATTGTTGCTTGTGGTACTACCCATGTTATGGAGATCTGGACACTTTGGCATCCAATTTACTGGGTGAGTGGATTGTTGAAAGCCCTAACTGCTATTATTTCGCTATATACTGCAATCACTCTAGTACCGTTAGTTCCTTTAGCACTTGCTCTTCCGAGCCCAGAGTCTTTAAAAAAAATCAACTTAGAACTAGAACAAGAAATTAATGAGCGAAAGAAGATAGAAGAAGCTTTACGAATAGTTTCGCAACAAGAACGAGAAAAAGCAACCCAGCTAGAAATCACCTTAGAAGAACTCACTCGCACTCAAAGTGTGTTAATTCATAATGAAAAAATGGTAGGTTTGGGGCAATTAGTTGCAGGAGTTGCTCACGAAATTAACAATCCCGTTAGCTTTATCTATGGCAATGTCGCACACGCTCAGATCTATGCTCAAAGTTTGTTAGAGCTTATAAAACTCTACCAGCAATATTACCCCAACCCTGTAGCAGAAATTCAACAAAAAAGAGACGGCATTGAATTAGATTTTATTGCAGAAGATTTTTCCAGATTATTAATTTCCATGACAGCAGGTGCGAGACGCATTAGCCAAATTGTGTTTTCCTTACGGAATTTTTCCCGTCTCGGTGAAGATACGCTCAAAAAAGTTAATATTCATGAAGGTATAGATAGTGCGCTGTTGATCTTGCACCATCGTTTACAACAACACGAAACTAGAGAAATTCAAGTTATCACAAACTACGGCGATCTGCCCCTTATAGAATGTTATCCCAGTCAACTGAATCAAGTGTTTATGAACATTCTTAACAATGCTATTGATGCTTTAGCTGAAATCCACACTAAAGAAATAGAGTTGGATGGAGCGATTAAGGTTATACAACCAATAATAGAAATTTCTACTTGTATAAAAAAATATAATGAAAAGAGTCAAAATATGGAAGAACAAGACTATGCTGTCATTAATATCGCTGATAATGGTTGTGGAATCAAGCCAAGCATCCAACAGAAAGTCTTCGATCCATTTTTTACAACCAAATCTCCTGGTAAAGGAACAGGTTTAGGATTATCTATCAGCTATCAAATTGTAGTGAACCAACATAAAGGAAAACTTTGGTGTCATTCAGAGACCCATTTAGGAACGACTTTTGTTATTGAATTACCAATAACAAGTAGTTCACCACATTGA